A genomic window from Denticeps clupeoides chromosome 11, fDenClu1.1, whole genome shotgun sequence includes:
- the spring1 gene encoding SREBP regulating gene protein isoform X1, whose protein sequence is MVLRRLLRKRWVLGVVFALSLIYFLTSTLKQSYTRLQEERTFGDRTLLELRDSDHHIRWKVRFNLGNSSRPAAQCRNSIQGKALLTDELGYVCERKDLLVNGCCNVNAPNSQQYICKSCLANGCCSIYEYCVSCCLQPDKRALLERFLNQAAKGFKNLFTAVEDHFELCLAKCRTSSQSVQHENTYRNSQAKYCYGESPPELLPV, encoded by the exons ATGGTGCTGCGCAGGCTCCTGAGGAAGCGCTGGGTCTTGGGGGTAGTGTTTGCCTTGTCGCTGATCTACTTTCTCACCAGTACGCTGAAGCAG TCTTATACCCGTTTGCAGGAGGAGCGGACGTTTGGAGACCGGACCCTGTTGGAACTGAGGGACTCCGACCACCACATTCGGTGGAAGGTCCGGTTCAACCTCGGCAACAGCAGCAGGCCGGCGGCGCAGTGCAGGAACTCCATACAGGGCAAGGCCCTGCTCACGGATGAGCTTG GTTACGTCTGTGAGAGGAAGGACCTCCTGGTCAATGGCTGCTGCAACGTCAACGCCCCCAACTCACAGCAGTACATCTGTAAAAGTTGCTTGGCCAATGGCTGCTGCAGCATCTACGAGTATTGCGTGTCCTGTTGCCTTCAGCCCGACAAG CGAGCGCTTCTTGAGCGGTTTCTCAATCAAGCTGCGAAAGGCTTTAAGAACCTCTTTACTGCTGTGGAAGATCATTTCGAACTCTGTCTTGCCAAGTGTCGGACATCCTCCCAA AGCGTCCAGCATGAGAACACTTACAGAAATTCGCAGGCCAAATACTGCTATGGAGAGAGTCCACCAGAGCTGCTTCCTGTGTGA
- the spring1 gene encoding SREBP regulating gene protein isoform X2, with translation MVLRRLLRKRWVLGVVFALSLIYFLTSTLKQEERTFGDRTLLELRDSDHHIRWKVRFNLGNSSRPAAQCRNSIQGKALLTDELGYVCERKDLLVNGCCNVNAPNSQQYICKSCLANGCCSIYEYCVSCCLQPDKRALLERFLNQAAKGFKNLFTAVEDHFELCLAKCRTSSQSVQHENTYRNSQAKYCYGESPPELLPV, from the exons ATGGTGCTGCGCAGGCTCCTGAGGAAGCGCTGGGTCTTGGGGGTAGTGTTTGCCTTGTCGCTGATCTACTTTCTCACCAGTACGCTGAAGCAG GAGGAGCGGACGTTTGGAGACCGGACCCTGTTGGAACTGAGGGACTCCGACCACCACATTCGGTGGAAGGTCCGGTTCAACCTCGGCAACAGCAGCAGGCCGGCGGCGCAGTGCAGGAACTCCATACAGGGCAAGGCCCTGCTCACGGATGAGCTTG GTTACGTCTGTGAGAGGAAGGACCTCCTGGTCAATGGCTGCTGCAACGTCAACGCCCCCAACTCACAGCAGTACATCTGTAAAAGTTGCTTGGCCAATGGCTGCTGCAGCATCTACGAGTATTGCGTGTCCTGTTGCCTTCAGCCCGACAAG CGAGCGCTTCTTGAGCGGTTTCTCAATCAAGCTGCGAAAGGCTTTAAGAACCTCTTTACTGCTGTGGAAGATCATTTCGAACTCTGTCTTGCCAAGTGTCGGACATCCTCCCAA AGCGTCCAGCATGAGAACACTTACAGAAATTCGCAGGCCAAATACTGCTATGGAGAGAGTCCACCAGAGCTGCTTCCTGTGTGA
- the LOC114799095 gene encoding uncharacterized protein LOC114799095 yields the protein MQSIAASKCEIKRCSSHLQKMTNLHRCIKAPWDVLIDRSLLVTEEEGQTATSRSRPMYPPTVNHWLRPVCTFLCLVSLSNARDCNFQHLVQLVRYETQSVFKELSNAFKLKPDSSFEYPYLEPVNQPDSKGERVNRTLCGLKYYGDALDVVQQITEDLGLESKNLTTLVERVNMLQHCAAKHFGRNCTSIPLKPSRPISEYEQKLWTVSLLHKADEFLNSLSQVLKRKLIFQHPGKLSAVL from the exons ATGCAATCGATAGCGGCGTCGAAGTGTGAGATAAAGCGGTGCTCCTCCCACCTCCAAAAAATGACTAATCTTCATCGGTGTATAAAAGCCCCGTGGGACGTCTTAATTGACAGATCACTCCTTGTGACAGAAGAAGAAGGGCAGACTGCAACTTCAAGGAGCCGACCCATGTATCCACCAACAG TCAACCATTGGCTGAGGCCGGTGTGCACCTTCTTGTGTCTGGTCAGTCTGAGCAACGCCAGGGACTGCAATTTCCAGCACTTGGTGCAGCTCGTCAGATACGAAACCCAGAGCGTGTTTAAAGAGctg AGCAATGCATTTAAGCTCAAGCCGGACTCGTCGTTTGAATACCCTTACCTGGAGCCTGTGAACCAGCCAGACAGCAAGGGGGAGAGGGTGAACAGAACTCTCTGCGGGCTGAAATACTACGGCGACGCTCTGGACGTGGTTCAGCAGATCACTGAGGACCTGGGCCTGGAGTCGAAAAATCTGACGACGCTGGTCGAGAGGGTGAACATGCTCCAGCACTGCGCCGCAAAGCATTTTGGGCGTAACTGCACATCGATCCCACTGAAGCCCAGCCGCCCTATTTCAGAGTACGAGCAGAAGCTATGGACGGTTAGTCTGCTCCACAAAGCTGACGAATTTCTCAACTCGCTTTCTCAAGTTCTGAAAAGAAAGCTCATTTTTCAGCACCCTGGGAAGTTAAGTGCAGTCCTTTGA
- the castor1 gene encoding cytosolic arginine sensor for mTORC1 subunit 1 yields the protein MDLHILDHRLRVTSIGKSGLARYTHPLIKLIFLRNRSRCKFFSLTETPENYTVVLDEDGFKELQPSEHLQVECSTWLPLNVVSNGNASSSSQAVGVTKIAKSVIAPLAEQHVSVFMLSTYQTDFILVREKDLSVVIHTLQEEFNIYREVGGEYVPVNSQDMQNGLQRNGKDAPKATVHPVLIPENHFCVMSLDPDTLPTIATTLIDVLFYSSSPAGSGSDLNQDLECVKFFSFSLIDGYVSLVMDTDAQRQFPADLLFTSSSGELWRMVRIGGQPLGFDECGIVAQISQPLADSDISAYYISTFSFDHALVPEEDILSVKDMLQRPRKEPAR from the exons ATGGACCTGCATATCCTCGACCACCGACTGAGGGTGACCAGTATCGGCAAAAGCGGGCTGGCGCGTTACACTCACCCCCTGATAAAACTCATCTTCCTCAGGAACAGGAGCAG GTGTAAGTTCTTCAGTCTCACAGAGACACCAGAAAACTACACCGTTGTCCTTGATGAGGATGGATTTAAAG AGCTGCAGCCGTCGGAGCATCTGCAGGTGGAGTGCTCCACCTGGCTGCCCCTCAACGTCGTATCCAACGGCAACGCCTCCAGCAGCTCCCAGGCGGTGGGTGTCACCAAGATTGCCAAGTCCGTCATCGCCCCGTTGGCTGAGCAGCACGTGTCCGTCTTTATGCTGTCCACCTATCAGACCGATTTTATCCTG gtgcgAGAAAAGGACCTTTCTGTGGTCATTCACACGCTGCAGGAagaatttaacatttacagagaGGTGGGGGGAGAGTATGTCCCTGTGAACAGCCAGGATATGCAGAATGGTCTGCAGAGGAACGGAAAAGATG CTCCGAAAGCCACAGTGCACCCAGTTCTGATCCCAGAGAACCACTTCTGTGTGATGAGCCTGGACCCGGACACCCTGCCCACCATCGCCACTACACTCATCGACGTTCTCTTCTATTCCAGCAG TCCTGCAGGCTCTGGCTCTGacctgaaccaggatctggagTGTGTCAagttcttctccttctccctgATCGATGGCTACGTGTCTCTGGTGATGGACACGGATGCCCAGAGGCA ATTTCCTGCCGACCTTTTGTTTACGAGCTCGTCTGGAGAGCTTTGGAGGATGGTGCGGATTGGAGGCCAGCCTCTAGGATTTG ATGAATGTGGCATTGTCGCTCAGATTTCCCAGCCTCTGGCGGACAGCGATATATCTGCGTATTATATAAGCACATTCAGCTTTGACCATGCACTG gtCCCAGAAGAGGACATTTTAAGCGTGAAGGACATGCTGCAGCGGCCAAGGAAGGAACCGGCACGTTGA
- the nipsnap1 gene encoding protein NipSnap homolog 1 has protein sequence MATPTRFQNILRRARKRALLWVPFGRGFSDSSDAGWFRSMFVHKVNARKDTHSNLLSKKETSSLYKIQFHNVKPECLEAYNILSAEVQNQLHRDENYPCEVVGSWNTWYGDQDQAVHLWRYSGGYPALTECLDKLNHNKEYKEFRKERSKMLTARRNQLLLEFSFWNEPKPRSGPNIYELRTYNLKPGTMIEWGNHWARAIKYRQENNEAVGGFFTQIGELYVVHHLWAYKDLQTREDTRNLAWQKEGWDASVYYTVPLIRNMESRIMIPLKFSPLQ, from the exons ATGGCGACGCCGACGCGCTTCCAGAACATTCTGCGCCGAGCGCGCAAACGCGCTCTCCTCTGGGTGCCATTTGGGAG AGGCTTTTCAGATAGCAGCGATGCCGGCTGGTTCCGGTCCATGTTTGTGCATAAAGTCAATGCCAGGAAAGACACTCATTCCAACCTTCTGTCCAAGAAAGAGACCAGCAGCTTGTACAAAATTCAAT TTCACAATGTGAAGCCAGAATGCCTGGAGGCCTATAACATTCTTTC GGCTGAAGTGCAGAACCAGCTCCACCGTGATGAGAATTACCCCTGCGAGGTGGTCGGCAGCTGGAACACCTGGTATGGTGACCAGGACCAAGCTG TGCACCTCTGGCGCTACTCCGGTGGGTATCCAGCTCTAACCGAGTGCCTAGACAAGTTAAACCACAACAAG GAGTATAAGGAGTTTCGGAAGGAAAGAAGTAAAATGCTGACCGCACGGCGCAACCAACTCTTGCTAGAATTTAGTTTCTGGAATGAGCCGAAGCCTAGAAGTGGGCCGAATATTTACGAACTACGTACATATAACCTTAAG cctggGACAATGATTGAATGGGGAAATCACTG GGCACGAGCAATCAAATATCGTCAGGAGAACAATGAGGCTGTCGGTGGGTTTTTCACGCAGATCGGTGAATTATACGTAGTCCATCATCTGTGGG CTTATAAAGACCTGCAGACCCGAGAAGATACCAGAAACTTGGCCTGGCAGAAGGAGGGTTGGGATGCAAGTGTTTATTACACAG TGCCTTTGATTCGAAACATGGAGTCCAGGATCATGATTCCTTTGAAGTTCTCTCCTCTGCAGTAA